Proteins encoded by one window of Vampirovibrionales bacterium:
- a CDS encoding sugar kinase, giving the protein MGAFGPGRRRIIDILSIGEAMVEFSSRGEIRYAEEFSKAYAGDALNTAVMAKRLGSHVGFLTGLADDPFAFGLQQLFLMEGLDTRPSRKITGGFTGMYFIAQEENGNREFLYYRKGSAASMIGERDITPRLFESLKMVYATGVTLGLSPSMRQAVYKAFAMARERKIMTVFDPNFRNRLWKNRAEAFDAMEGLLPYVDVIMPTVPDDTQPTIGLHRLDQVVEYFWYKGVPLVVAKAGEQGCYLGFRRQIEHVPALKIDRVVDPTGAGDAFNGGFLHGLATGRSLLDCARLGITAAGLKVQRDGALKSLPNRESVYSRAFSMSAS; this is encoded by the coding sequence GTGGGCGCTTTCGGCCCCGGAAGGAGGCGGATTATCGACATTCTGAGCATTGGCGAGGCCATGGTGGAATTTTCAAGCCGCGGAGAAATCCGCTACGCCGAGGAATTCTCCAAAGCTTACGCGGGCGACGCCCTGAATACGGCGGTGATGGCCAAGCGCCTCGGCTCCCATGTTGGTTTCCTGACCGGGCTGGCCGACGATCCGTTTGCTTTTGGCTTGCAGCAGCTGTTTTTGATGGAAGGGCTGGACACGCGCCCCTCGCGCAAGATTACAGGCGGTTTTACCGGGATGTATTTCATCGCCCAGGAAGAGAACGGGAATCGCGAGTTTCTTTACTACCGCAAGGGCAGCGCCGCCTCGATGATTGGCGAGCGCGATATCACCCCGCGTTTGTTCGAATCGCTCAAAATGGTCTACGCGACGGGGGTCACGCTGGGCTTATCGCCTTCGATGCGCCAGGCCGTCTACAAGGCATTTGCCATGGCCCGTGAGCGCAAGATCATGACAGTCTTCGACCCGAATTTCCGCAATCGCCTGTGGAAGAATCGCGCCGAGGCGTTTGACGCTATGGAAGGCCTGTTGCCTTACGTCGATGTCATCATGCCGACGGTGCCGGATGATACGCAGCCGACGATTGGCCTGCACCGGCTTGATCAGGTCGTGGAATACTTCTGGTACAAGGGCGTGCCGTTGGTGGTTGCCAAGGCGGGTGAGCAGGGCTGTTATCTGGGGTTTCGGCGTCAGATTGAGCACGTCCCCGCGCTTAAGATCGATCGCGTTGTAGACCCGACCGGCGCGGGCGACGCGTTTAATGGGGGGTTTCTGCACGGATTGGCCACGGGCCGCAGCTTGCTGGATTGCGCGCGACTGGGCATCACCGCCGCCGGTCTGAAGGTTCAGCGCGACGGAGCGTTAAAGTCGCTGCCCAACCGCGAGTCAGTGTATTCGCGGGCCTTTTCGATGAGCGCCAGTTAG
- a CDS encoding tetratricopeptide repeat protein, which translates to MRALLRRARGSEGRATATTAVWVTALGFWALSTSAYADAPARIVDILANSATQRLELTVEDGAFDPVLSLDRLPDRRFRLVLEGDDARFDPALRERFDAIRAAIIKTFADVERVTLEESLPGPGPQGRPHVRIALETRLARMPQIRVNAGRTISIGVDTAAPQAQNTQSVPGASDQPAPAAASSTSAAPAWHSPLFSLDGYFASNATGGAPDPLKAVWRQRAKGETVAALEAIQAFRRQNPRDPVAALLYAELQLDAGQREDAVAALQTLITQSPAFYAAWETLIRETLSTGGAPSRAQADALLKQALEYWPDQAELVYLDGLRCELGGEMQAAANAFERAQTLAPGHDRAAYRLAVCLLKLNRTPQAIIALTRTLRLNPENLAAQKALAYAYQISGRAQDALALDRQALKPDALINYAGLSLLEAEGASPEVRQSALAKTALLYRAADVLIPVGDDMRRYLAQSCADAGFKQEAIRLYGVYLQEARARLTQKDLSSDEQARLTQAIQDAQDAIAQLAPTLSAPETAKDAEVSPPASPSPASP; encoded by the coding sequence ATGCGTGCTCTCTTAAGGCGCGCGCGCGGAAGCGAGGGACGAGCCACGGCAACCACCGCCGTGTGGGTTACAGCGCTGGGATTTTGGGCGCTCTCAACCAGCGCTTATGCCGACGCGCCCGCCCGGATTGTGGATATATTGGCCAACAGCGCCACGCAACGCCTGGAACTAACCGTTGAAGACGGCGCCTTTGATCCTGTCCTATCACTGGATCGTTTGCCCGATCGGCGCTTTCGACTGGTGCTGGAAGGCGACGACGCTCGCTTTGATCCTGCGCTACGCGAGCGGTTTGACGCCATTCGCGCCGCTATTATCAAGACGTTCGCTGACGTGGAGCGCGTCACGCTGGAAGAATCGCTGCCGGGGCCCGGCCCACAAGGCCGCCCGCACGTACGTATTGCGCTGGAAACGCGCTTGGCGCGAATGCCGCAAATCCGCGTCAATGCAGGGCGGACGATTTCTATCGGAGTCGATACCGCCGCCCCGCAGGCGCAAAACACTCAGAGCGTTCCTGGCGCGTCTGATCAGCCCGCACCCGCCGCCGCATCTTCAACTTCTGCCGCGCCCGCTTGGCACTCTCCCCTATTCTCGCTGGACGGTTATTTCGCCTCCAACGCAACTGGGGGTGCGCCTGACCCATTGAAAGCCGTTTGGCGACAGCGCGCAAAAGGCGAGACCGTCGCGGCGCTGGAGGCCATTCAGGCCTTTCGAAGGCAGAATCCGCGCGATCCTGTTGCTGCCCTGCTTTACGCCGAATTACAACTGGACGCCGGGCAGCGTGAAGACGCCGTGGCCGCCCTTCAAACGCTGATCACGCAATCGCCTGCATTTTACGCAGCCTGGGAGACGCTCATCCGAGAAACCCTCTCCACAGGCGGAGCCCCCTCGCGCGCGCAAGCCGACGCGCTCTTAAAGCAAGCGTTGGAATATTGGCCCGATCAAGCCGAACTCGTTTATCTGGATGGCCTGCGTTGCGAACTCGGCGGCGAAATGCAGGCGGCGGCCAACGCCTTTGAGCGAGCCCAGACGCTAGCGCCCGGGCATGACCGCGCCGCGTATCGTCTCGCCGTGTGTCTGCTGAAGCTGAACCGGACGCCTCAGGCGATTATCGCGTTGACGCGCACGCTGCGACTGAACCCGGAGAATCTCGCCGCACAAAAGGCGCTGGCCTATGCGTATCAAATCTCGGGTCGCGCTCAGGACGCGCTCGCTCTGGATCGTCAGGCCCTCAAGCCGGACGCGCTCATTAATTACGCTGGCTTGTCACTTCTTGAGGCAGAAGGCGCATCGCCCGAAGTCAGGCAAAGCGCGTTGGCCAAAACAGCGCTGTTGTACCGAGCGGCCGACGTCCTGATTCCAGTCGGCGACGACATGCGCCGCTATCTGGCGCAATCGTGCGCAGATGCGGGCTTCAAGCAAGAGGCCATCAGGCTCTATGGCGTCTATCTACAAGAAGCGCGCGCGCGCCTGACGCAGAAAGACTTGTCTTCGGACGAGCAAGCGCGTCTCACTCAGGCAATTCAAGACGCGCAAGACGCAATCGCGCAACTGGCGCCGACGCTCAGCGCGCCCGAGACAGCAAAAGACGCTGAGGTTTCGCCGCCCGCCTCACCGTCTCCCGCCTCGCCCTAG
- a CDS encoding tetratricopeptide repeat protein: MPLANAQAPPQPLASSETVAPSSEELIRQLQAISYRYQQLQGQLAQARESARQANVEALTGRINELTLSVQRLQAENQTLRAQAKPVAAPASSFDAEEMKKTLAVLDRRLTDAQQERDALKSQLGAAQAARSTQGEKLSQQTQALQSQIAALNAERNTLKSQLDAAQAARSTQGEKLSQQTQALQSQITALNAERDTLKSQLDAAQAARSTQGEKLSQQTQALQSQIAALNAERDALKSQLDAAQAARSTQGERLSQQTQALQSQIAALNAERNTLKSQLDAAQAARSTQGEKLSQQTQALQSQITALNAERDTLKSQLDAAQAARSTQGEKLSQQTQALQSQIAALNAERNTLKSQLDAAQAARSTQGERLSQQTQALQSQIAALNAERNTLKSQLDAAQAARSTQGEKLSQQTQALQSQITALNAERDTLKSQLDAAQAARSTQGEKLSQQTQALQSQIAALNAERNTLKSQLDAAQAARSTQGERLSQQTQALQSQIAALNAERDALKSQLDAAQAARSTQGERLSQQTQALQSQIAALNAERDALKSQLDAAQVHTTQQQSAIQRLESQLANTAAKSSKRDLTTASQQQLTTLREQTQAAQAESQVLKQAISSLQAQLKAANAQTPPPAESSEAYQSLKASADRTIADLQAQLKAANAQTPPPVESSEAYQSLKASAENTIADLQAQLKAANAQTPPPVESSEAYQSLKASADRTIADLQAQLKAANAQTPPPVESSEAYQSLKASADRAIADLQAQLKAANAQTPPPVESSEAYQSLKASADRTIADLQAQLKAANAQTPPPVESSEAYQSLKASADRTIADLQAQLKAANAQTPPPVETSEAYQSLKAFADRTIADLQAQLKAANAQTPPPVESSEAYQSLKASAENTIADLQAQLKAANAQTPPPVETSEAYQSLKASAENTIADLQAQLKAANAQTPPPAESSEAYQSLKASADRMIADLQAQLKAANAQTPPPVETSEAYQSLKASAENTIADLQAQLKAANAQTPTPVESSEAYQSLKASAAEREAQLASDLTALKAELTSAQQALSQAQQTQTPSPAATEQLASLTRQLTQVQQEKTALEASLKSLRLSMAAKPGTSTPAPAIAAASSPGSPRAESLYQQGLSKEKAGQIVDATVLYREAFALEKNNARYVSAYANGLLAAGNAMEATRLLETFVSANPYELEAYNLLGKTYLMANKLQEAEQAFSLAIPVSVLNNYATTLKKLGRLEQAERVYMLALALNPNDTDLLFNLGNLYNATNNLPKAQVSYEQALTLKPDFAAAHYNLGLLYSRMGDKEKAITHLEQYLGLSPTAQNADVVRKYIVKLRS; encoded by the coding sequence ATGCCTTTGGCCAACGCTCAGGCCCCACCCCAACCCCTTGCGTCCTCAGAGACGGTTGCGCCATCTAGCGAGGAATTGATCCGCCAGCTCCAGGCGATTAGTTACCGCTATCAACAATTGCAGGGGCAGCTTGCCCAAGCCCGCGAAAGCGCTCGTCAGGCCAACGTTGAGGCATTGACGGGTCGGATTAACGAACTGACGCTCTCTGTACAGCGGCTGCAGGCTGAGAATCAGACCTTGCGGGCTCAAGCCAAGCCGGTGGCGGCTCCTGCGTCTTCATTCGACGCGGAAGAGATGAAAAAAACCTTGGCCGTACTCGATCGCCGACTGACGGACGCCCAACAAGAGCGCGACGCACTGAAATCACAGCTCGGCGCTGCGCAAGCCGCACGCTCGACTCAAGGCGAGAAGCTCTCGCAGCAAACACAAGCCCTGCAAAGCCAGATCGCCGCGCTTAACGCCGAGCGCAACACGCTGAAATCACAGCTCGACGCTGCGCAAGCCGCACGCTCGACTCAAGGCGAGAAGCTCTCGCAGCAAACACAAGCCCTGCAAAGCCAGATCACCGCGCTTAACGCCGAGCGAGACACGCTGAAATCACAGCTCGACGCTGCGCAGGCCGCACGCTCGACTCAAGGCGAGAAGCTCTCGCAGCAAACACAAGCCCTGCAAAGCCAGATCGCCGCGCTTAACGCCGAGCGAGACGCACTGAAATCACAGCTCGACGCTGCGCAGGCCGCACGCTCGACTCAAGGCGAGAGACTCTCGCAGCAAACACAAGCCCTGCAAAGCCAGATCGCCGCGCTTAACGCCGAGCGCAACACGCTGAAATCACAGCTCGACGCTGCGCAAGCCGCACGCTCGACTCAAGGCGAGAAGCTCTCGCAGCAAACACAAGCCCTGCAAAGCCAGATCACCGCGCTTAACGCCGAGCGAGACACGCTGAAATCACAGCTCGACGCTGCGCAGGCCGCACGCTCGACTCAAGGCGAGAAGCTCTCGCAGCAAACACAAGCCCTGCAAAGCCAGATCGCCGCGCTTAACGCCGAGCGCAACACGCTGAAATCACAGCTCGACGCTGCGCAAGCCGCACGCTCGACTCAAGGCGAGAGACTCTCGCAACAAACACAAGCCCTGCAAAGCCAGATCGCCGCGCTTAACGCCGAGCGCAACACGCTGAAATCACAGCTCGACGCTGCGCAAGCCGCACGCTCGACTCAAGGCGAGAAGCTCTCGCAGCAAACACAAGCCCTGCAAAGCCAGATCACCGCGCTTAACGCCGAGCGAGACACGCTGAAATCACAGCTCGACGCTGCGCAGGCCGCACGCTCGACTCAAGGCGAGAAGCTCTCGCAGCAAACACAAGCCCTGCAAAGCCAGATCGCCGCGCTTAACGCCGAGCGCAACACGCTGAAATCACAGCTCGACGCTGCGCAAGCCGCACGCTCGACTCAAGGCGAGAGACTCTCGCAACAAACACAAGCCCTGCAAAGCCAGATCGCCGCGCTTAACGCCGAGCGAGACGCACTGAAATCACAGCTCGACGCTGCGCAAGCCGCACGCTCGACTCAAGGCGAGAGACTCTCGCAGCAAACACAAGCCCTGCAAAGCCAGATCGCCGCGCTTAACGCCGAGCGAGACGCACTGAAATCACAGCTCGACGCTGCGCAGGTACACACCACCCAGCAGCAAAGCGCGATCCAGAGACTTGAATCTCAATTGGCGAATACAGCCGCCAAGTCCTCCAAAAGGGACCTCACTACGGCCTCTCAGCAGCAACTAACCACCCTTCGCGAGCAGACGCAAGCCGCCCAAGCAGAAAGTCAGGTTTTAAAGCAGGCCATTAGCTCCTTACAAGCCCAACTCAAAGCCGCCAACGCCCAGACGCCGCCGCCAGCTGAATCCTCTGAAGCCTATCAGTCCCTGAAAGCTTCTGCGGACCGCACGATCGCGGATCTACAAGCCCAACTGAAAGCCGCCAACGCACAAACCCCGCCCCCGGTTGAATCCTCTGAAGCCTATCAATCCCTGAAAGCTTCTGCGGAAAATACGATCGCGGATTTACAAGCGCAACTCAAAGCCGCCAACGCACAAACCCCGCCCCCGGTTGAATCCTCTGAAGCCTATCAGTCCCTGAAAGCTTCTGCGGACCGTACGATCGCGGATTTACAAGCGCAACTCAAAGCCGCCAACGCACAAACCCCGCCCCCGGTTGAATCCTCTGAAGCCTATCAATCCCTGAAAGCCTCTGCGGACCGCGCGATCGCGGATCTACAAGCCCAACTCAAAGCCGCTAACGCCCAGACGCCGCCCCCGGTTGAATCCTCTGAAGCCTATCAGTCCCTGAAAGCTTCTGCGGACCGCACGATCGCGGATCTACAAGCCCAACTCAAGGCCGCCAACGCCCAGACGCCGCCCCCGGTTGAGTCCTCTGAAGCCTATCAATCCCTGAAAGCTTCTGCGGACCGCACGATCGCGGATCTACAAGCCCAACTCAAAGCCGCTAACGCCCAGACGCCCCCCCCGGTTGAAACATCCGAAGCCTATCAGTCCCTGAAAGCCTTTGCGGACCGCACGATCGCGGATCTACAAGCCCAACTCAAAGCCGCTAACGCCCAGACGCCCCCCCCGGTTGAATCCTCTGAAGCCTATCAGTCCCTGAAAGCTTCTGCGGAAAACACGATCGCGGATTTACAAGCGCAACTGAAGGCCGCCAACGCCCAGACGCCCCCCCCGGTTGAAACATCCGAAGCCTATCAGTCCCTGAAAGCTTCTGCGGAAAACACGATCGCGGATTTACAAGCGCAACTCAAAGCCGCCAATGCCCAGACGCCGCCCCCGGCTGAATCCTCTGAAGCCTATCAGTCCCTGAAAGCTTCTGCGGACCGCATGATCGCGGATTTACAAGCGCAACTCAAAGCCGCCAACGCACAAACGCCGCCGCCGGTTGAAACATCCGAAGCCTATCAGTCCCTGAAAGCTTCTGCGGAAAACACGATCGCGGATTTACAAGCGCAACTCAAAGCCGCCAATGCCCAGACGCCGACGCCGGTTGAATCCTCTGAAGCCTATCAATCCCTGAAAGCTTCTGCGGCAGAACGAGAGGCGCAACTCGCCAGCGATTTAACCGCTTTAAAAGCAGAATTAACCAGCGCACAACAGGCCCTTTCGCAAGCGCAACAAACGCAGACGCCTTCTCCGGCAGCAACAGAACAACTCGCATCGCTGACGCGACAGTTAACGCAGGTTCAGCAGGAAAAAACAGCGCTTGAAGCCTCGCTCAAGTCACTGCGGCTTTCGATGGCCGCCAAACCCGGGACCTCGACTCCTGCGCCTGCAATCGCGGCCGCTTCCAGTCCTGGCTCGCCCCGCGCAGAGTCGCTCTATCAACAAGGGCTCTCAAAAGAGAAAGCCGGACAGATCGTGGACGCGACCGTGCTGTATCGTGAGGCCTTCGCGCTGGAGAAGAATAACGCGCGCTACGTCAGCGCATACGCCAACGGCTTATTGGCCGCCGGCAACGCGATGGAAGCCACTCGACTACTGGAAACCTTCGTCAGCGCTAATCCGTATGAGCTGGAAGCTTATAATCTTCTAGGCAAAACGTATTTGATGGCGAACAAACTCCAAGAAGCTGAACAGGCCTTCTCGCTGGCCATTCCCGTCAGCGTGCTGAACAATTATGCCACCACGCTTAAAAAGCTCGGACGTCTGGAGCAGGCCGAACGCGTTTATATGCTCGCCTTGGCGCTCAACCCCAATGACACGGACTTGTTGTTTAATTTGGGGAATTTATATAACGCCACCAATAATCTTCCGAAGGCGCAGGTTTCTTATGAGCAGGCGCTGACGCTCAAACCAGACTTCGCAGCGGCGCATTATAATCTGGGCTTGCTCTATTCGCGAATGGGCGATAAAGAAAAAGCCATTACGCACTTGGAGCAGTATCTGGGCTTGTCGCCCACGGCGCAAAACGCGGACGTGGTGCGCAAATATATCGTCAAGCTGAGAAGCTAG
- a CDS encoding class II aldolase/adducin family protein: MTEPSFFSLPEACRRLYAQGLVHGCAGNVSERSGSDMRITASGASFESLQESDVTVVSLTAPEQGQVATPRPSSEWRVHRAIYLANPRISAIVHAHPTYATAFSVAGESMETPFLSEMIALLGPIPLLPFEPPGSQALADALGHCLQDHHGALLANHGVFSVGTSLQEAFMRMTLIEAQAKTLIYARQLGAPRPLTPDQLAQMAPC; encoded by the coding sequence ATGACGGAGCCGTCGTTTTTTTCGCTCCCTGAGGCGTGTCGCAGGCTGTATGCCCAAGGCTTGGTGCATGGCTGCGCGGGCAACGTGAGCGAACGAAGCGGCTCAGACATGCGGATTACCGCCAGCGGGGCCAGCTTTGAATCGCTACAGGAAAGCGATGTGACCGTGGTCTCACTGACTGCGCCTGAACAAGGCCAAGTCGCCACGCCGCGCCCTTCCTCTGAGTGGCGAGTCCATCGGGCGATATATCTGGCAAACCCTCGTATCTCCGCGATCGTCCATGCGCATCCCACGTACGCCACTGCCTTCTCAGTGGCGGGAGAATCGATGGAGACGCCCTTTCTGAGTGAGATGATCGCCCTCTTAGGGCCGATTCCCCTTCTGCCTTTTGAGCCGCCCGGCTCTCAAGCCTTGGCGGATGCGCTGGGGCATTGCCTACAGGATCATCACGGCGCTTTACTGGCGAATCATGGGGTGTTTTCCGTAGGGACATCCTTACAAGAGGCCTTTATGCGGATGACGCTCATTGAGGCGCAGGCCAAAACACTGATTTACGCCCGTCAACTTGGCGCCCCCCGCCCCTTGACGCCGGATCAGCTTGCCCAGATGGCGCCCTGCTAA
- a CDS encoding queuosine precursor transporter encodes MAKGTPYKRRVYQMYHNKAVTRKTQNVRASTRLAFLFATIARMDDTAFCSIRRARWTSALREACAWCLPPDMPANQTVFLWMTAIFVACLIIANLIGSLLFRVATPWGPTALLSAGIIPFPVTFLLTDLLNEFFGRQAARLVTIIGFAVSVLVYGCLTLARALPVDPRSPLSGAEFTHFSGLYTSMIVASLAAYLVGQLLDIQIFHVFRAWTRHRFLWLRAQGSTVISQLFDSLIVTAVAFWGQLSIEAMGQLALSNYVWKFALVALITPFLYLGHAWLKRLIGWQEVLLARREPGYGDPHE; translated from the coding sequence ATGGCGAAGGGAACTCCTTACAAGCGGCGCGTGTACCAGATGTACCACAACAAGGCCGTGACGCGCAAAACGCAAAACGTGCGCGCGTCGACCCGCCTTGCATTTCTTTTCGCTACAATAGCCCGCATGGACGATACGGCCTTTTGTTCGATTAGGCGCGCCCGCTGGACGTCGGCGCTGCGTGAGGCGTGCGCGTGGTGTCTGCCGCCGGATATGCCCGCCAATCAGACCGTTTTTCTGTGGATGACGGCTATTTTCGTAGCGTGTCTCATTATTGCCAATCTCATCGGCTCGCTGCTGTTTCGCGTGGCGACGCCGTGGGGGCCGACGGCGCTGTTGTCGGCGGGGATCATTCCGTTTCCGGTGACGTTTTTGTTAACCGACCTGCTCAACGAGTTTTTCGGGCGGCAGGCCGCGCGGCTGGTGACGATTATCGGCTTTGCGGTTTCGGTGCTGGTTTATGGCTGTCTTACGCTGGCGCGCGCGCTGCCTGTTGATCCGCGATCACCGCTGAGCGGGGCGGAATTCACCCATTTCTCCGGTCTGTACACCAGTATGATTGTCGCTTCGCTGGCGGCCTATCTGGTGGGGCAACTGCTCGATATCCAGATTTTCCATGTGTTTCGCGCCTGGACGCGGCATCGCTTTCTATGGCTGCGCGCGCAAGGCTCGACCGTAATTTCCCAGTTGTTTGATTCACTGATCGTCACCGCTGTCGCCTTCTGGGGGCAGCTTTCGATAGAGGCAATGGGCCAATTGGCCTTAAGCAACTACGTGTGGAAATTCGCCCTTGTCGCGCTGATTACGCCATTTCTCTATTTGGGCCACGCCTGGCTCAAGCGCCTCATTGGCTGGCAGGAAGTCTTGCTGGCGCGTCGAGAACCCGGGTATGGCGATCCGCACGAATAG
- a CDS encoding STAS domain-containing protein, protein MELEHRLVDGCAVVEIKEDRFEYPKTQVLKNYVLRLLEEGVQHVTLNLTNVQMLDSFGIAVFISILKACKKNGGNLTLFGLNTQVTHLMELTRMDRVLDIWESESQAVAHARD, encoded by the coding sequence ATGGAGTTGGAACATCGCCTCGTCGATGGTTGCGCCGTCGTCGAAATCAAAGAAGATCGCTTTGAATATCCCAAAACCCAAGTGCTCAAAAACTACGTCCTGCGTTTGCTGGAAGAAGGCGTTCAGCACGTCACCCTCAATTTAACCAATGTTCAAATGCTCGACAGTTTTGGCATTGCGGTGTTCATCTCTATTTTAAAGGCCTGCAAAAAGAATGGGGGCAACCTCACGCTGTTTGGCCTGAATACGCAGGTCACGCACCTGATGGAACTGACGCGCATGGATCGCGTGTTGGATATCTGGGAAAGCGAAAGTCAGGCCGTCGCTCACGCGCGCGATTAA
- a CDS encoding sulfurtransferase TusA family protein, producing MTQPPEIPARVLDLRQEKCPLNFVKASLALEKLNAGEILEVWVLADSESAQRLPASFRQEGREIAAICKSDADTLRISIRQTASPAG from the coding sequence ATGACCCAGCCACCTGAAATACCCGCCCGCGTGCTGGATCTCCGGCAAGAGAAATGCCCGCTCAATTTTGTCAAAGCCTCGCTCGCACTGGAGAAACTCAACGCAGGCGAAATTCTGGAAGTCTGGGTCTTGGCCGACTCCGAATCGGCGCAACGCCTGCCAGCGAGCTTTCGCCAAGAAGGCCGCGAGATTGCCGCCATTTGCAAAAGTGACGCCGACACCCTGCGCATTTCAATCCGCCAAACGGCGTCGCCCGCCGGGTGA
- a CDS encoding ribonuclease III → MTEHHPLSTPEPADPRLESSPRLMAYLGDAVYELRIRQWLLETLFPDNALLSDDLHRRTTRLARCEFQARALESIMPHLDDAELAFARRARNLSIPVGRRSQQASYRQATAFEALIGHWSRTNPTRMEAIWERLKPLLAQEQQDPA, encoded by the coding sequence ATGACCGAACACCACCCGCTCTCCACCCCCGAACCCGCTGACCCGCGGCTCGAATCGTCTCCCCGCCTGATGGCCTATCTGGGAGACGCGGTCTACGAATTGAGGATTCGACAATGGCTCCTGGAGACATTATTTCCAGACAATGCCCTCTTATCAGATGACCTGCATCGCCGCACGACACGCCTGGCCCGGTGCGAATTCCAGGCCCGCGCCCTGGAATCGATCATGCCCCACCTTGATGACGCCGAGCTAGCATTTGCGCGACGCGCTCGCAACCTGAGCATTCCGGTGGGACGTCGCTCGCAGCAAGCCAGCTATCGACAAGCAACCGCCTTTGAAGCCCTCATTGGACACTGGAGCCGCACGAACCCGACGCGGATGGAGGCCATCTGGGAACGCCTCAAGCCCTTATTGGCGCAAGAACAGCAAGACCCCGCGTGA
- a CDS encoding dephospho-CoA kinase, giving the protein MTQPVVQPAASATAPLTVKRISLTGGIACGKSVVREILDSYNVPVIDADELTAEVYQRDEELKANIRDAFGADVFGDDGQVDRKKLGNRVFSDTASLQRLAGWIHPKVAPQIQSFFESHNDQKLAVAVIPVLFEYGLEDEYDEIWVVKATRDQQIVRLMTHRGFNREEAEARINIQLPLPSKVVQADFVIDNSGALAQTRQQVQKKLQQMGW; this is encoded by the coding sequence ATGACCCAACCCGTCGTCCAGCCCGCCGCTTCCGCGACCGCGCCGCTCACCGTCAAACGCATTTCGCTCACCGGCGGCATCGCGTGCGGCAAGTCGGTCGTTCGCGAGATTCTGGATTCGTACAACGTTCCCGTCATTGACGCCGACGAACTGACGGCCGAAGTCTACCAGCGCGACGAAGAGCTCAAGGCCAATATCCGCGACGCCTTCGGCGCAGACGTTTTTGGCGACGACGGGCAAGTGGATCGCAAAAAACTGGGTAACCGCGTCTTCTCCGATACCGCCTCGCTGCAACGCCTGGCCGGATGGATTCATCCCAAGGTCGCCCCGCAGATTCAAAGCTTTTTCGAGTCACACAACGATCAAAAACTGGCCGTCGCCGTGATTCCTGTCTTATTTGAATATGGCCTGGAAGACGAGTACGACGAGATCTGGGTGGTGAAGGCCACGCGCGATCAGCAAATCGTGCGGCTGATGACCCATCGCGGCTTCAACCGGGAAGAGGCCGAAGCGCGCATCAATATTCAACTGCCGCTGCCCAGCAAGGTCGTACAGGCAGATTTCGTTATCGACAACAGCGGCGCTTTGGCGCAGACGCGCCAACAGGTGCAGAAAAAGCTTCAGCAAATGGGCTGGTAA
- a CDS encoding carboxypeptidase regulatory-like domain-containing protein, which yields MRLRLTLRILASLTAFGVTLSLLAFSAASRVYSGGIQQNAVLEAPTRNANASDTISGIVVARESGAPVRGAVVSVPALNRSTVSGADGRFSLSGLPQGQRFILNIAKTGFSPESLTLQSGINAKGPLRATLSASSGVLALDNVWRHLGDNRYSTRSAGASAFRLDAGGPAIRLPFSTAGVTLSRAPILRIGAVLGLDTEAAHAAGQSRLRISSSPAQILLNGRVIGELALNGSGQSFQTPPGLIIPNGMNLLEIRSGYQLPLSDPIDFDDFEFMTLTLSL from the coding sequence ATGCGCTTGCGACTTACCTTACGGATACTCGCCAGCCTCACGGCCTTCGGGGTCACGTTATCGCTTTTAGCGTTCAGCGCTGCCTCTCGGGTTTATTCCGGCGGCATTCAGCAAAACGCCGTTCTGGAGGCGCCAACGCGCAACGCCAACGCCTCAGATACCATCAGCGGGATCGTCGTGGCTCGCGAGTCCGGCGCGCCGGTTCGCGGGGCAGTGGTCAGCGTTCCCGCCCTCAATCGTTCGACTGTTAGCGGCGCCGACGGGCGATTTTCTCTGAGCGGCCTCCCACAAGGCCAACGCTTTATTCTGAATATCGCCAAAACCGGGTTTTCTCCTGAAAGCTTGACCCTGCAGAGCGGCATTAATGCAAAAGGGCCGTTGAGAGCCACGCTCAGCGCCAGTTCGGGCGTTCTGGCGCTCGACAACGTCTGGCGCCATCTGGGCGATAATCGTTATTCGACGCGTTCAGCGGGGGCCAGCGCCTTTCGCCTCGATGCGGGCGGACCCGCCATCCGCCTGCCTTTCTCGACCGCAGGCGTCACGCTGTCGCGCGCGCCGATTCTGCGCATTGGCGCGGTATTAGGGCTGGATACCGAAGCCGCCCATGCGGCAGGACAAAGCCGCTTACGTATCTCTAGCAGTCCCGCGCAAATTTTACTGAATGGCCGCGTCATTGGCGAGCTGGCGCTCAACGGCTCTGGGCAATCGTTCCAGACGCCGCCGGGTCTGATCATCCCAAACGGAATGAACCTGCTGGAGATTCGCTCCGGCTACCAGCTGCCGCTGAGCGACCCGATTGATTTTGACGACTTTGAATTCATGACCCTGACGCTGTCGCTGTAA